A window of Cydia strobilella chromosome 10, ilCydStro3.1, whole genome shotgun sequence genomic DNA:
AACTTTTAAATCTTTCTTAACCTCGTAAGTATTAAATTGATAAGGCGAGGTTCGTCtagaataatttagttttgttaatggttttattttttaaatggttaCATTAGACCTTTGTCAAATTCCGTCGGATATCCGTTACATGATTGGATAACATTCGCTCGAGAAATAAATCCGAACATATAAATACTGCAATTCCAACATCGTAGGTACGTGAAACGTAGGAACATGTGACGTTCAATCATACGAGTAGATAGCACGCTGAAGGAATAATTACATCGTAATGTTTATATTGTAAGACAGATTTACTTCATGAAGAACAAACCTATAGTGTTTTATACTCCAGCGGATATTTTTCCGTGTCTGTAATTTTAGGATACCCAAAATAACTAATCAAAGCAACACAGTGATGTTTTGAAACCAAAACAAACTGAATGTACTAGTTATTTAAGtacaaattgtatatttaccacTGTATAAAACCAATaagcataagttttaaatgaataaatataggtataatcttatcttatcttatgttaTCATTATTTTTCCAGGGAGCTAGCAACGAAATGTAAATGCTTCTGCCTCTTCGCGACCCACTACCACGAGTTAACCCGCCTGCCAAGCCTGCATCGCAACGTAATTGTGAACTCGCACGCCGAGGCGTCCGTCGTCGACCAACAGTTGCTGTTGCTTCACAAGATCGCTCCGGGGCCGGCCACGCACTCGTTAGGGCTTCATGTGGCTAAGTTAGCGGATCTACCAGACTCTATCATAGAGGTAAGACTTGTAACTATCTCACCAGTGTGTACAGCGTAATTGTGATCTCGCACGCCGAGGCGTCCGTCGTCGAACAACAGTTGTTACTTCACAAGATCGCTCCGGGACCGGCCACGCACTCGTTAGGGCTTCAAGTGGCTAAGTTAGCGGATCAACCAGACTCTATCATAGAGGTAAGACTTGTAACTATCTCACCAGTGTGTACAGCGTAATTGTGATCTCGCACGCCGAGGCGTCCGTCGTCGAACAACAGTTGTTACTCGTACTTCACAAGATCGCTCCGGGACCGGCCACGCACTCGTTAGGGCTTCATGTGGCTAAGTTAACGGATCTACCAGACTGTCATAGAGGTAAGACTTGTATAACAACTATCTCACCAGTGTGTACAGCGTAATTGTGATCTCGCATGCCGAGGCGTCCGTCGTCGAACAACAGTTGTTACTTCACAAGATCGCTCCGGGGCCGGCCACGCACTCGTTAGGGCTTCATGTGGCTAAATTAGCGGATCTACTAGACTCTATCATAGAGGTAAGACTTGTAACTATCTCACCAGTGTGTACGGCGTAATTGTGATCTCGCACGCCGAGGCGTCCGTCGTCGGACAACAGTTGTTACTTCACAAGATCGCTCCGAGCCCAGCCACGCACTTCATGTGGCTAAGTTAGCTGATCTACAAGATTATCATAGAGGTAAGGTCTCTCATAGAATTAAGGCTAGTTTAAGATCTTACTTCTATATTTTCGGAATGGACCGGATGGAAAGTCCTTATTGCACTAAAGTCGCATTTCATATAAAACATGTGCTATGTCGCTGGTCATACATTACACCTTCATTTTTATGCTTCTGTTATATAACATAATACGATATGAGTATATATTAGTCATAAATaccataaaacaaataaagtaggtacggaCAAATAAATTCATCCGTCTAATTGTCCTGTACGAGGAaggtggaattttattcactcTTTCTTTAAATCACTCACTTCATATTATCATATCCTCTTGACAATTCATTACGACGTTCGAAAGCTTAATTATAACGAAAATATTGACCTAATCATTAATGTGTAATAATGGAAACCGTATTCCTAATGAGACCGCCTAGTCACATACTCGTAAACGTCACCTACTTAGCTCACTGATAAGGGCGATAACAGTACAAAGCTGTTTCATTGTTCTTTCTAGCATTTCGTATCGTTGGTGCTTATTTGGAACGCCAGGTACCTACTTTAAGACAATCGCCGATTTATTTGACCAGTCATAACAGTCATAGTGACGATATATGGAATTCTAATGGTTAGTCAACTGTTGCTTTTAGTACCTGCTTTAGCCCAAGGCAGGTATGCTGATTTTGTTTATAAACTTCTTTAGACTCGCCTTTTATTTTACGATGAGGATTAAAACGAGCGAATGACCGTTTCGTCGAATGCTAGACCCCACCTCTCACAAGGATATTTACAatgagagcgttttcacattgtccgatccgatatcggatgtaggatccgacatcccCGTAGTCAGGCCGaaggggcgcgcccgggcgccttGTTTAGCGgtacgcacactacaacaagcatgaCGCTTACCActtacacatacgcacacaaacaaatatttttggtccgacagctgacgggggctccgacatggctaaatttatcggaagcgcctttccgatatcggatgtcggaaggcgcctatgccAAAAAcggctgcaggagagtgccataagcattaagttcgcctttttttacgttatttatcgtttttattaaaaacataaataaatacatagaaacacatcttacattttacttccatccgacatccgatatcggatcggacaatgtgaaaacgctctgacTGGTCATTGCGATTGTAACCAGATCGACAATCAGCATAACTGCCTTCTATCGATTCGTCTTCTATTACGTGGCACGTGGTCGCCACTGTTCCGGAACTATAACATAACTGGACCGCATTGAGGTTAGGCCTGTTAGAATTACTTTAAGTCTAAAAAAGAGAAGTAcggccattagatatatcgaagcggccaaggtgctcaaaaatatctaattgGGATCACTTtggatgctccgatatatctgatggcgactgtacattcgGTGAATGAAGCTTGTATCAAAACTTTTTTAGTCTGGCAATTAACTGTAAGTTATAGTTGAtcgagcaaatcttgtcagtagaaaacggcGCGAAatataatagggatgatgacacatgttgaattttataacaaaatctagtaaaatagatagcaaatgagcaatttatcacaataatttggatattaaaataatatatggaaaggATCAGAAAATTCAGGAcctaagtttcaaaatttaaagtttttttcaatttccaaaaaggaataaagtaagggTACAATTCGATTCCTCacattttatctaaaaaaaatattgtatggcaactatatgcataaacgcaatatttcaccgacaaaatcgcaatttgacttattttccatacttcaagatgggctctcagccTCTCAGtaaccttgacgtcacgttcacttatcgttttgttaggagcgtttcgcgagtgaagtacgactgtcgggctttgactatcatttctgacttttgtattggtTTAATGCTACAGCTCTCATATAGGCATTTGATCACAAAAACAAacttgatcgattgataccattaataaaaatttgtcatctagcctattcaaattttctatgggatgatATCCCTTCGtggctacattttttaaatctgccgcctttttctactgtcaagatttgcttgaccaactattataatgtttaaCTATCTTCTTTACAGTATGCTGAAACTAAACAAGCGGAACTGGAGACCAACTTATTCGAGGCAGCCAGCATAGAGGACCGCGAGTCAGAGGCCGGACAGGCCCTGATACTAGAATTCTTACGACAGTGCAAACAGCTTGAAGCGTCCAACCTGTCCAATGAAGTCTTGGTTAAAGAAATAGGAGCTTTGAAGAATAACTTACTGAAGCaggataataaatatatacaagcgCTTATGGCGAACTGATGCcatttgatttattttgaaTAAAGTTTTTGATAAGATTTTGCTTTTTTTCTTAAGGTCAAAACGTGGCAACGGGAAGAGAGttgttttacttaaaaatacaaacaaaacaaacaaacaaattctttatttctgaaatagaaaaataaagaaataatacgGTTTACAGTAAAAACAATGATATTAGTATACTATCGGTTAGTTAAAACAATGAGTTCTTTGAAAAAAAGAGACAGTTATttagttaaatattaaattggggacttttatatgaaaagggaccttattgtcgatggcgcttacgccgcacagcgtcgcgcggcatcgtatttatatcggagcttcgtttataatggcgtaagcgccatcgacaataaggtccctttttatagaaaataccacaattatagAAATTAATAGTGGGAAATGGAATTTAAgcttatagtatcacataataaataaccgagtaaagtttgattaaaaatccgagttaaaggttactttgggaattaattgtatcgagcgaagtgtcataattcgtgtatcggaagctagaagctatgttattaaagataatatagttaagaactacatatattttttccacgtctacgaatatcaacgcctcttagaaaaacatgatcatataaggagatttttcgccttctggctcagggaaccgccttaacggctatgtatgatgaaccctcgtggacgtcagctgccgctccgttggtgggttaaagaatggcagccaccgaaacacgtagaCAAtaattagtcatcgcctcccgtttgatactttgtcagatgatagtttagatgctattgtgaatttaaaaaaccgtcagccggttgtatcgcggtggaaagaacgTCGGCTGGTGGcctaaacatataaaaaataagcgcttTACCTTTTTATAATAGTACTACCACACTCATGAAACTTTGCTTGTAGCATTTCATCAGGCGTTTCAATCGAACAAatttaataacacagcttgtagtgtggatgtatgcagaaacaacaaaacaaataatttttttattcatttattatacttattactttacacttactgttattatttttacgatagttacaagctacgtaggtacttttagtgttttaaatatgtagataatGTCTCAGACATATTTTTAGTTAGATatctaatatttttaatatctacCTAAGGCACCTAAGTACTTGAAAGAAACGTCGGCAACCCTTGCGGCAaagcgttgtgtcggcgcgcgcggtgcgcggagcggcgcgttgacggtcacttcattgtatttttgtgtaggtatcaaaacggtaggtactTGCgtagataagtatctgttcgtaagaagtATTATATTATCTGTTCCCGGGGTCGGATTGACTACTTAATCTTAAGAATTTGCGTAACACTAGTATGAAGTGTATGAACGTATATTCATCAGACCTTCAAAACCTGAGATGAAAACTAAGTCTTCTAGAgcttaacccttttccaggcatagtacgattCATCGACCACATACGagccaatagaatttcaactttagcattcgggtttaaggttcaaattagactggaattaattttgattttttgggaaaaagtgtagattggtgcggcctggaaaagggttaagtAGTGTTATATTCAAGGTAAATCAACAGAAACAACAATTTGATTGAACAGTTTTATTATAACATTAATTAACGTATACTCAATATAGTAATTAAGACGAAAAAAACTCTTACCTTGTCTAATGGTTGAGACCAGTGCTCAATAATTTAATCTTTTTCAGTGCTCTTCTATCAACTAATGTCCAGTTGCAAATACGTTTTTAGCTTGAGTTATAtgctgtatttttataatttgccATAAAATAACCAGCGATTGTAGAACATTATACCTAACATACGTATTTACAACTggattttaatttgaaattatacaTTATTGAGATTTTACTTTCAAATGTAAGTTATGGTATAATCTGATGCTGGTATTAGATTATTCAGGTATTTTGTTATACCTTTGCTAATTGGATGAAATACctaaaattcaatatttatatgaCGGAGCACTTTGAAACGCGAAACTTTAAGCTGCATTCATCTCTCTGGATTTTGTAGAGGAAGCAACATTACCTATTTCGCGTTTGAAATTGGTCCCtcatacctatttataattaacaCAATGTCGTTTTAtcattgaaaaaaaattattcaatatATGTTTAGTTATTTGCTTATCATTATGTCTACCTAATACTCTGTTTTGAcataaattagtaaattattGTCAAAATAGAAGCATATTTAAAGGAACAATAATAGGTTAACTATTTTCCATTAAACAATAGTCTTAATAAGCGTTTCCAACTGAAAATACTACGAGGCATTATCTATAATCATAgtacttatatataaaaaaatataaaaaaatcactgTTTCAAATTAATCATACATAAAATAATCACTtttaaatgcaataaatgaagtcacttttttacattattcatattattatatttaatgacCACCAGTTACTGGTTCGTTATTTGGCCATAATTAGACTCGCTAATTGTTATTCACAAGGCCCCGGTagcataaatatttttcaagagACTAGTCggtgtaacatattatttgaCAGTCCAAACTTTCACAACAGAAAGGCACGCGACATCATTTATAGCATATAGAATTTCATTTCAACTGGTGGGACAAAATGATAAGCTAAAATTGTTATTTACATtgaatttacatgtcaaaattttttacaataaataatttaaaatcattcaACATTTACAATTCGCCAGCGGTTCGTCGTCGGACCGGAGACGTTCGTCCTTCCGCCgtcgatttaaattaaaaatcacaGCACAACGCGTAGACTCTTAGGGCCGGTCGCACCAAACCGTCTAACATCATCATAGTTCGTCATAATTTGCACATATGAAAAGTTTGCAGGAATGACAACTGCCATCGCAATTTTGAAAGTCGATAAGTTAGATCGATCGATCGGCGTGGTGCAACCCGTCCTCAGAATGCTTGTTTGCTAGGCCCGCGGCGCGGTTCAGGCGCCGCTACGACAAGTGGCGGTTGACTAGATCCGAGCCTCGCGGGGCTCCACTCACGAGTAGTACAGGCGCACGGCGCTCGTGAACGTCCGCCGGCACATGGGGCACTTGTCCGTGGCCAGCGCGCACTTGGCGCACGCCACCACGTGCCCGCACGGCACGAAGCACACGTTGCGCTCGTTCTCGTAACAGATTTTACACAGTTTTGAGTCTTCCACTTCCGATTTTTCGTCTTCGGCTTTCGTAGGGGCGACCGGCTCCGGTTTGGGCGCGGGTATCGTTTCGGGGACGACGCACGCCTCCGATATGACTTTCTGGACGTAATCTCGGCCCTTGACGAGCTGGACGTACGCGCACCGATCGAACCACCGCGCGTGCTGCTCCCACGGGACGTCGTCCTCCTCCCAATCCTTGAGGCCGCCGTCGCAGTAGAAGCACTTGGTCTTGTCGCTCTGACCGGTGTAGTAGAAGCCGGCCTCGGCGAGCTCCTCGGGCTTCTGCTTCATGCTCTTGGGCCAGTCCTTGAAGGTGCGGAGGCGGGCGGCCTCGGTGTTGTAGCGCGGGTGCACGGGGCCCGGCATGCACACGCTGGCGCCGGTGGGCGGCGCGCGCACGCCGCACTCGTCCTGCCCGTTGCCGTCCATGGCCAGGGGGCTGGAGGGGAGCGTGCCGGCCACCGCCTGCTTCCGCAGGAACGGGCACTGCGGCGCCCACTTCTGGTGGTCTCGAGCGGGGTCATCGCCCTCCACCCACCGCATGATTTCGACTTTACAGAACGCGCATCGGACCTCATCGCTGCGGCCGAGGTAGTAGAATCCGTTGTTGGCGAGAGTTTGGGGGCTTATGAAAGTCAGGGGCCAGCTGTCGAAGGTTTTGAGTCGGTTCTCCTCGCGGTGCATGTCGGCGGCGAGCACGTGGTTGTTGTCGGGCTTGTCGACGGCGAGGGGGAGGCTGGGAAGGGCGGGCAGCGTGGGCGAGGTGGGCGACGAGCTCAGCGAGCCGCCGGGCTCGTACGCGGAGCATGGCGTGGGCAGCGTCAGCACCGGTTCCACCAGAGGTCGCGTCTTCGCGGTCGCGGGCGCGTTTTTGAACAATGCTGTGCCCGGCGCTACTGATGACActggaaataaaagaaaacaacattttaaatacctgTTTATACcacgatatttttatacaaggtgagtaaggttgccaaagctcaacgagggtgcggtgttaCGGTCggaaacgcgcatgtaacatctctggagttgcaagcgtccataggctacggtgacttcttaccataaaaatacaaaacgcTTGTTCACTGTAATCACTGATTTTCCAAagtaaataatacctaatttgGTATTAAAGTGGTACACATTTATCCATAACCCAAATTACCTAACATGGCAACGTCAATCCATCCTCACCAAACCAAACTTAATACTTTCGAAATAAGGCCTATTTTGCTCTCATATTTCGCGTTAATTTTAGACACTGGTCCTAAGTGATACTGTCTCATGTTATGTGATACTAGCATAAAAGGCACCAGAGCAGCTGTCTATGTGTGCAGAATACAAACTAGCCGGTGCTCGCGTCCAGAAACAGTTCCCACAACAAGTTCTCGCTGCGTCACCGGCATTCCGCGGCGCAGCCTCCCCCCGAGTCCCGAGTGCACTCAGTGCGCATGCACTCAACGCACGCAATCAATTTTTCTTTACCCTCCGTACGGACCTCTGGATCTGTACTTGAGAAATCTAAACTACTCTGTTTACGTtgtcagtttattttatttattactttatacaattttgatatttgacgaAACTAGAGTATCGTCAAATCGGGTCCAAGTTTAAGTAGCGATATTTCTCAAAGGTTGACGGACTTGTATTATTATACTACTGCCAAAAAAAAGTGTATTGTATTTAGGCTTAATgcttgtaaatatgtatgtacagtcaagggcataaatatatgtatatacattcccaaagtttcaaagtACTCTTacgccttagacaataaagtcgtgttcacatatttttgagccatttgtctggatcgatgtttttgccttcgactgtacaagtATGCGAGTTTCTTTTTCTCTGATGTAGAAAGTGTAGAAACCATCAGAGAACTAAGTCAttgataaattaaatactaatgaTGTCTACGATTAAGTAGCGTATCTTAAACctgtatttaatataattcaGTAACAAATACAGTTAGGAATTCCACAGTAattgtatggaaatgataaagTACCTATCACGAAGTACGACATTACCTTGTAAAATTCCAATGACGCAGAATAAACCCcatataaatatgtttattcgcaaatacctacatttgcaCAGTGGTTCATTTGCGCAGTGTTTCTCCTCAAAAATTAACAAACCTACAGCTGTATCCAAGTACCAAATTATGGTGGATCGATAAGCTTATCAACAACAAAAACGAGCTGACTGCCGGgtattcgtttttttagcaattgaaatgtaaattttaatgaCCACATTATCAACAAAATGTTAATTATGTTTCATTTTACAGCATTGTTTACAATCAGCATTTGAATGCTACGTATTGATTGTTGAATAGTTTTTGCTGTGTTGGATAAATATGAAACCATGCTGTTGTATATATATTAGAATTACTAGATGCGTaaaaacatatacatactttaaacaaaaatagGTTTGtgagcaaataaatatttataaagaaaaacgTAGTAACAAATGCGTAGCGTACAACCAAGTAGTACGCAACAAAATAATGGCCGAAAAAATCAATACAGGATATTTACCATTTCTGTGCTTGGAGTCAACTAACATAGGCATTTTGACGAAAACaatgtacttgtaactttaATCACGTAACACTCAAATAACGCATTGCCTTAAATTGCTTCACAATTTggaaaaaataaactattttaatttCAGCGTGTGGTAATGGCGTACGACGGGAATCAAGCATCGTTGGCTACTCGCTTTGTGCCTGGTGGGGCGGTATGGTGCTGCAATGACCCCCTCTGCGCATGCGTACAAATTTAAAGAGGGTTCCATTTCGCCTACGAGGGGTGCACAGCTGTGCGGGCCactataattataagtatttattgttacacTTCCAAACATGACATTCGGCAAATGTGAACTATGTTGTTCGTAGTACACGCATCGCATATAGCTGtagttaaaaaccggccaag
This region includes:
- the LOC134745002 gene encoding baculoviral IAP repeat-containing protein 3-like isoform X2, whose amino-acid sequence is MPMLVDSKHRNVSSVAPGTALFKNAPATAKTRPLVEPVLTLPTPCSAYEPGGSLSSSPTSPTLPALPSLPLAVDKPDNNHVLAADMHREENRLKTFDSWPLTFISPQTLANNGFYYLGRSDEVRCAFCKVEIMRWVEGDDPARDHQKWAPQCPFLRKQAVAGTLPSSPLAMDGNGQDECGVRAPPTGASVCMPGPVHPRYNTEAARLRTFKDWPKSMKQKPEELAEAGFYYTGQSDKTKCFYCDGGLKDWEEDDVPWEQHARWFDRCAYVQLVKGRDYVQKVISEACVVPETIPAPKPEPVAPTKAEDEKSEVEDSKLCKICYENERNVCFVPCGHVVACAKCALATDKCPMCRRTFTSAVRLYYS
- the LOC134745002 gene encoding baculoviral IAP repeat-containing protein 3-like isoform X3, with translation MEAVRVSSVAPGTALFKNAPATAKTRPLVEPVLTLPTPCSAYEPGGSLSSSPTSPTLPALPSLPLAVDKPDNNHVLAADMHREENRLKTFDSWPLTFISPQTLANNGFYYLGRSDEVRCAFCKVEIMRWVEGDDPARDHQKWAPQCPFLRKQAVAGTLPSSPLAMDGNGQDECGVRAPPTGASVCMPGPVHPRYNTEAARLRTFKDWPKSMKQKPEELAEAGFYYTGQSDKTKCFYCDGGLKDWEEDDVPWEQHARWFDRCAYVQLVKGRDYVQKVISEACVVPETIPAPKPEPVAPTKAEDEKSEVEDSKLCKICYENERNVCFVPCGHVVACAKCALATDKCPMCRRTFTSAVRLYYS
- the LOC134745002 gene encoding baculoviral IAP repeat-containing protein 3-like isoform X1 yields the protein MAEKTSPKDSGGAAAAAASSDSVASSSKDAKCSSVSSVAPGTALFKNAPATAKTRPLVEPVLTLPTPCSAYEPGGSLSSSPTSPTLPALPSLPLAVDKPDNNHVLAADMHREENRLKTFDSWPLTFISPQTLANNGFYYLGRSDEVRCAFCKVEIMRWVEGDDPARDHQKWAPQCPFLRKQAVAGTLPSSPLAMDGNGQDECGVRAPPTGASVCMPGPVHPRYNTEAARLRTFKDWPKSMKQKPEELAEAGFYYTGQSDKTKCFYCDGGLKDWEEDDVPWEQHARWFDRCAYVQLVKGRDYVQKVISEACVVPETIPAPKPEPVAPTKAEDEKSEVEDSKLCKICYENERNVCFVPCGHVVACAKCALATDKCPMCRRTFTSAVRLYYS